DNA sequence from the Cercospora beticola chromosome 8, complete sequence genome:
ctcttccagctctgccAATCTCTTGACTATATCCTTCGAGGCTCCTTGGAATATCATAATGGACTACGTTCCGGATATCGGCCTTGTCGATGCCCATGCCGAACGCAATAGTGGCGCAAATGATGTGATCCTTGGATGCCATGAACTTGTCCTGTatcctcatcttctcttcAGTCTTCATTCCTGCATGAAAATGATCAGCTTTGAACTTGCGCTTTCGCAACTGCTCTGCAAGATCCTCGGCTTGCTTGTGAGTTGTCACGTAGATGATCGTGGAACCGGGATATTTCCGCAGAAACGCGTCCAGTTGAGGCCATGACTCTTTCTTTGTTTGATATGATCGAGCTTTCAGTTTGAGGTTCGGCCTGTAAGTGGCAGTTCTGAAGAGCCCGTCTTCGTCAATGTCAAATGCCCTGCACACGTCTTTGGCTACCGCTGGGGTAGCTGTTGCCGTTAGGCAAATCACCCTCTCTGCCCCGATCTCTTGAGCAAAGCGAGCAACTTTCAAATAATCGGGCCGAAAACTGTGTCCCCACTCAGAGATACAGTGAGCCTCGTCCACGGCGAGGAGCCTTACTCCGCCCTTGACGTTGGCCATTGACGCAACAAAACCTTCGTTATTGAGTCGCTCCGGTGCGCAGTACAGAATGTCGAGTGTTCCATTCCGCATCGCCTCTACAGTTTGCAGGTATTCCTCCTTGGTCTTGGTGGAATCCAGGACTGCTGCACTGATATTCCTGCGTTGGAGAGCGTCGACTTGATCCTTCATCAGAGCAATTAGTGGTGAAACCACGAGAGTGATGCCGCTCTCTGCATAGCCTTGTCTCACACCGGCAAGGCGATCCATTTCTTTGAAACAGAGAGCTGGTACTTGATAACAGAGGGACTTTCCGCCGCCTGTAGGAAATACCACAACAGCGCTGCCGCCATCACTGTCGAGCAGTCTTGCTATCGCTTGTTCCTGCTTCAGGCGGAAGGATGTCATTCCGAAATTCTGCTTCAAGACCTTGTTGGCAACTTCAATGGCGCGCAAAGACGTGGATGTGGTCCGAGGCTTCTTTGCCACTTGAaggtcttcgtcctcatgCTTGCGCTTGGTCGTGGGCGGGACATTCTCGTCCAGACCGAGCAAATCCGCTTCATCGCCAGATGAGAGGCCGAACTCGTCATCAATTGAAGGCATTGCACTTGGATTGTGAGGGTAAAGAGCGTATTCGAGTCTCCTTGTGTTGCAACACGATCGGACTTGTACCAATGCAACTGTGAGACCGAGATCAAGGCTCTGTTAGCGTCTGCGAGCACTGATCAGCTCACTTGCGTGTTCAGTCAATCGTCGCTTGTGCTTGCGGTCAGCGCAATGCATCGATACTCTCCAAAGTGTACAAGACACAATGGTGACATAGTGTTGGTCGACATCTGGCTTCGCGACGCGGCAGGCAGAAGGGACGGGTTAAAGTTCAACAGGGGTCAAATTACGCTACTTCGCGCGTGCACGTGAGTCGACTCGAGGCAAGCACAATTCGATGTAAAACTCGTTGCTGCTCAAGAGGTCGCAATGGGCTCTTGATTTCTATCTGATACGACGCGGAGGTCTGATACTCGATGACCCCTCGTGCTTATACCGTGATCCATTGATCACTGCCGTAGCTCTACGATATTCTCAACAGTGAGAATCAGACTTGTTGTCTTCTCGAGTAGTAAACTGGTTGTCATTCGTTAGCTTGGCCGTTACACTCtgtagactatacttctcaTCGAAGCCATGGTCTCCGCGGCCAATCACCATATCTGAGTGGCCGACCTCCACCGAAGTGATCGTCACGTCCACCGCACGTGAACACATTATTGCCCGCAAATTCTTTATCGGGCAGTTTTGAGGATGCTGGTTTCCTGCACGCACCCGATAGAGGAGAAGGCTGGTAACGACGATTACGGTGACCAGAGACTGGTACCCTTGTGggcctcttccttctcatTCGGACATCAACGCTGCTGTCACTCGATTCGTGCTCGATGGTTGCCACGGATTGTGGCGCTTTTGATAGCCTTCGCCAGCCTGTTGCAATAACAGTGTCGGTATTACTTGAGCGGTCTTCGCTAGATGCGGGTAAACGCGGTGATAATGACGATCCTGGCGGAGAGCGCGGCGTGGGCACTGCTTTCTTTCTTGCAGTTTTGACGACGACATGGCGGTCGTGCGACACAGTCTCAAGTGGAGCGTCACTAGCGGACGCATGTGCTGACTGCACTACTTCTCGTCCGCTTCCCTTATGCGCTGTGCGAAGCTGCTTCTGCGGCAATGTCCTGGTCGCCAGAGGACCATCCTCACCGGAACTCATATCCGATGATTTCGAGATAGCTTCCTCCTAGGCCATTTCGGTATCTCCATCAGGAGTCTTCGGCCTTGACGGCGCTGCAGAGGCCGGAGCTGAATCCAGTGCAAGTGTGTCGGGCACGTTGTGAGGTTCATGTCCGTTGGTGAGCAATTCTGGCGCGAGAGCCTGGCGCCTCCACACCTTGATAGTCTTGTCAACTCCGCAGGTTATAATAGTCTCTTTGTCAGGAGCACAGTCTACTCCTAGGACCGCTCCTTCGTGGCCAGCCAATTCTTGCATGATCTCCTTGGAATTGACGTCCCAGACGATGGCTTTGCCGTCTTCGCTACCACTCATAGCAAATGGCCACTTCTGTTCGTGCCGATACGTTCCAGCCTCAGCATCGCCGTTTTGTGCATCGGAGAGGGGTGTTACAGTATATGTGCCAAAAGCAGCGTGCATGCAGAACTTCTCGTTCTTGTGGCCTTGATATGTTTTCTTGCAGTCTCCAGTCACGTAGTCCCATAGACGTACAGAGTTGTCGAGCGAGCTTGCTAGGATGTACTTGCCATTCGGCGAAAATTTGATGTTGGTCACAGGCGCATTATCTTCGTGAATGAGCGTCTTCAGGCATTGTCCAGTGGCAGTGTCCCATATTCGGATCAGGCCGTCACTGGAGCAGGAGGCGATCAATGTACCGTCTCTCACAAAGTCGACACTTCTGACTGGATCTGAGTGTGCGGGCAAACTCCTCATCAGTCGTGCTGTCCGCACATCCCACAAGAACACAGCTTCGTCATATGACCCGGATACCAGCATGTTGCCCTTCGGCGAGAACGCTATGCTAAAAACATAGTTGTGGTGTCCGATAAGTGATTGGTGAAGGCATTTGCCAGTAGTAATATCCCAGAGCCGGATGATCTTGTCGTCTGATCCAGATGCGATCACTTTCGAATCGGGGCTCCATGCGATCGTTGATATACCAGCCATGTGCCCCTCCAACGTCTGCAAAATCGCTCCCGTTTCTGCATTCCAAATCTTGATGGTGCTGTCGGCCGCTACACCAACAGATCAGCTCGCGTTCTTGTCACTTCGGATTGCGAATGCGCCTACAGCAACTTGCTATCCACTTGCCGTCCGGAGAGAACTTGGCGGCTGCGACCCCTCGCTTGTGGCCTCGCAGAGTCATATGCAAGACATAGTTCAACCTCCGTGGTCGTTCGACAGGTTGTGGTTTTGTGTCCAacccctcctcctcgctgtcCTGCTTCGGCGTATGGAATGCATCGCTGgtaacatcatcatcgtatGCGTAGTTGAGTTGCGGATCGCCTGCTGCGTCGTATTGCGGCGTACTGATATCCTGTGATGACAGCCGTCGTCGCTTGGGCGAGCGCCGGTGTGGCTCCTGTGACGAATCTCGAGACATTTCTGTACTGCTCGACGTGAGCGTCCCAAAGTTGAACGCGACGCGAGCCAAAtggagctcgttcgctaGCGTCACGTCGGCACTTTTTGCCTCGAAGCGCCGACTCCACGTGATTGGCCGCTTTCTCCTTCGCTTGGCATGCGCACGCTTGTGGAAAGGACATCTCGAAATCTGCTACGACGACTGGACTTTGCGACAAGGAACTGCCCGTACTAACAACACAGCAGCCAGAATGAAGTGTGAGTGCACGCAAAGATGGCGAGTGATATGAACGATGTGCTGACATTTCTGCAGTCCTCAAGGTCGGCCGAGTGGTACGTTCGAACACCCATCGCACGCGAAACATTTCCTTCCGCAGCAGAGACCGCACCACAGCGCAATGAGCACCGCAAAACTAACGTACCGCTCCCTCTACAGGCCATCATCTCCCGTGGACGCTACGCCGGAAAGAAGGTGGTGATCATCCAGCCACAGGACAATGGCAGCAAGAAGCACCCATTCCCTCACGCAATCGTTGCCGGTATCGAGCGCTACCCACAACAAATCACTCGCCGCATGTCCAAGACCCGCCAGACGAAGCGCAGCAAGGTGAAGCCATTCATCAAGGTCATCAACTACAACCACTTGATGCCAACCCGCTACACTCTGGAGTTGGAGGGATTGAAGGGCGCCGTGACCAACGAGACTTTCACTGAGGTCACTCAGCGTGAGGAGGCAAAGAAGACCGTGAAGAAGGCATTGGAGGAGCGCTACTCGAGCGGCAAGAACAGATGGTTCTTCACTCCTCTCCGTATGTGATACCCTAGGGACGAAGTGGTGAAAGAATTGGGACAGTGGTGCTAACACTCGGACAGGTTTCTAGATACGAATCGCCTTGCGCGTGGGAACGGGAGATGGTTGTGCATTGAGCATCGGGCGTTATGGACTGCCGAAAATGCAGCCGGGCGGGAATGACCACGACCTAGGCAGCTTAGATACCTGCTGCAATTGACACTCGAAACAGCGATCCTGTTCAACGCTTCCGATAATCGCTTCACGGATTGTGCGGAGAGACTGCAGAAGGAAACTCTGGATCATGCGAGCAGAGAAAGGAATGCCAAATGCATGCGAATTGGGAGATTGAGTGCAGATTCGAAGTCGACTTCTGTCGTTTCATGGACTACTTCATGCCTCTAAGTTCGACCTGTATCACTGACAGACGCTGATAGCGACAATCCCAAATGGACGTCGTCCCAACGAGTCAATGAGGTACGACGCGGCAATCGTCTTGCGGCGGCGCTCCCCGTACTCTTTCTCATGCACAAAACGCAGCGTCTGCACTCTTCGCCGCTCGCGCCGTCGCTCAAATCTCGTCCTTCGAAATCATGATACCATAAGGATCACGATCAACCTCGCTGACATGAATCTCGCTGCTCGAATCATTCAGCACTTCCAAGTAATCTTCACTGAGATTTCCCTTGCCGCGCTCCTCATTGCGAATCTTCTCCCACTAGACCAACGTTAGCCACCAGCATTCTGATCATCACAAGGGAAGTCAAACTAACCTCTTCACCCACAGCCTTCTCCAGCTGTACCTTCAGCACACTGTGCAGGAACCCTCTCTCCGTATTCGAATGGAACAGCATGACAACGCACTTCCCCTTCTCAATAGCCGCAAGCGCTTCGTGATGCGACAATTCGCCCGTGAAATAGAGATCGACGTCTTCGCCGTTCTTCTCTGCTTGCGAGAAGAGGCTATCTCCGGAACCTGCGCACAGTGCAATGCTGCTGATCGTCATGTCTGAGGCCTGCTTGCCTTGTGGGACAGCAAGGGCAAAGCCTTTGGGGCTACCCATTCCTAGACCTATGCGATCGATGATTTCGAGAAGAGGCACGGGTTCTGCGAAACGAATGATGCGGCCCATGCCTGCGCCGGCATGGCCTTCTACTTGAGACTTCACGATCGGGTAGCGCTTATGTCCAGAGTCGCCCATTTTCAATGCGCGATCGTTCAGGTCAAGTTGAGATGGGTGGTGCTGCAGTGTGTAAGTGGGCCGCTTCAGGGACGAAGGCTTTTCCTCTCCATCGATCGCTGGCGGCTGTTCCTTCGTTGGTGACTTCTGGGGCGAGGCATCGCCTTCATCCTCGATATCTGACAGTCCAGTAGGAGTGCCAGTGACAATGTCCGCAAGCCAATCTCCAAGACCCCCACGAGCGCAATCAACTGCTGTGTGTGGACTGTAGACGCTAATGCCTTCGGCTGCTAGTCGAAGTAGGGTCTGTTGTTGAGTGTCGCCCAATGTCAAGCTCTTGAGTCCTCTGAAGATGATGGGATCTACGCTTCAGCTCCAGTCAGGCTGATATGTGGTTTTAATCGAGTTCACGGAACATACGAtatgcgatgatgatggagtcTTGTCGCTCAATGGCTTCGTCTGCGACGGCTTTCGTAAGATCGACTGTGAGTAGTACAGAGTTCATCTGTCGGCGGATGGGATCGAAGGGCGATTCGAGGAGTACTAGGAAATATGAGCTACAGCATGCTAGGCATAGGTGTTGAATGCTACGCACAGCCAGTGTTATCGAAGCTCTTGTCGGCCAGTGCTTCTGGGTACAGCTTTCGCATGGCATTGACGACTGCCCAGCTGTAGGGCGAAGCCATCGTAGATTGTGCCATCCTGCTGTAAGCTCTCTGTGCTGTCGTCGCAAACATACAGAGGATTTGCTGATGATGCAGGAACAGCTTCGAGACACGAGTGAGAGCGCGCAACAATCCTGGCAGTCGAGGCACACCAGAGCCGCGCAACCGGTTTAGCTTTGACTTTCGGCAATCAATCAGATAAGATAATCTCGCATGACATCTTCAATTTCACGTCACCATGTCCCTCCATCAACATCCACTAAAGCGTAGACGAGCTTCGACGAGAACGACTGGACAACGCGAGAAAGACTTCGTCATGAGTGCCAGGACCGATGCTGAGGCTGAGCAGAACCAGCTGAACTCAGGGGTGACGCCAGAGACGTTGCGGGCAACGCTGCaagagaagctggaagctgTGCATGTTGATATTGCAGATCTCTCAGGTACGGTGATGGCTTGAGCAATTGGTATAGTGAAGATACTGAAGGTCGTAGGCGGCTGCGGACAAATGTTCGAAGCCATAATCGTATCACCGCAATTCGCAAAGAAGACGACATTAGCACGGCACCGACTCGTTAATAATACGCTGAAAGCCGAGATCGCTGCCATACATGCCTGGACGCCCAAGTGTTTTACACCTGAAGAGTGGGAGAAAAAGCAAGCGGGTGGATAAGCTTGCAGCAGACAAgaggctgaagaagctcatcATCGAGGCAGCGACGTTGGACTGAGCGGTAATCTGGCACTGGATACCATTGGAAGGCGGAACAGCCACGATAGCTGGATCTTTGACCACTTGGACTCATCAGAGCTGATAATGAACGTCTTGACGCAGTCGCGATGAGGCACATCAACAACCTCATCAGAAGCGCACATCTGCCGAGAACATGATGTTGCGACCTCCTAGCCAGACCGCGCTCGCCGCCTCACATCGAGATGTTGTCTCCCAGCACTCAAGGTGGTGAGCCTCAGCACGCAAATTTATTTACCAAGACGCTTGAAGATAGTGCATCTCGCACATTGCGTCTTTTTCCTTCAGGCCCTCCGCGTTATGTTGGTTGCCGACTCCGTCGCTCGTTGGCGGAATGACACTGGTGTCAAAGCCCCGCACTCTCTGTAAAACCGTCTTTCAAGCATCTTCAGCTCGTCGATGACCTGGCCAAGACGTACGCCTTTCGCGTTCGTGATGGAAGTCTCGAAGTGCTCCAGTAATTCACCAATCGTGAGCGTTACTTTGTATGGTGCACGCTGAGAGACGAGCATGTTGCGCCATGATGGAGTGATCTTTGGGTTTGAGCTTGGAGGAAATTCTCTTGTGTCAATCTGGCCTCTGCGCACGAAGGGATTGCGCAACATTGGAGAAGGCGCCGGGTTAGAACTCATGTAACAGCCGACGAGCATCATGTACATATCTTTCCAGCGTCAGTCAAAAGTAAGTGCCCAATGATGTGCTGACAGACATGCCAGCGTACAGAACGATGTTTGCCGCTTGGACTACTTTGATCGGACGTAGAAACAGCTCTTCTTGCAGTCCACGAGAAGCTGCTATGGCGAGCTTCCATGTCTTGCTGACACGCTGCGACAGAAGGAGGTCCTTGGGTTCGAGCTCCGAGAGAATAGCCTCGAGCAGTTCGGCGGTGTCGAAGACTGCGTCTACAGCCGTAGCCATGGCTGGGAGATGCGTTTGATGTCTGGCAACAAGTTGACAGTGAAAAGCTGTGCGAGGTCGAGCGAGTGCTTGAAGTAGTTGCCTGAACGTGACTGCGCAAGGACTGTTCCCAATCCTACCTGTCAAGCGCGACTTTGCTGCACTTTCCTATCAAGCCTGACCAGGAACTTTACGAATGGCAGCTGCCAAACTCGACAGCGGCCTTCTCAAAATGCTAACAAGTTCTACTTTCAATGTCTTCGATTCCTCAAGCCCAATGACGAGATGCCGTGTCTGACAGGAATGGCAGCTCAATACTCATCTACTCTGATGCGAGCGACAGAACGTCTTGCTCACTGTTTGGCGGATTATGTCGAAGTCACCGAAACACTGGCGGAGTCGATAGTCTCGGGAGGCTCTGCTGCCAGTGCTGTGCGGTGCGAGACTACGATTGTGAGCTCTGTGTGGCCAGAATGCCGTGAACAGTATGACCCGAAGCTGCATGCGAAATGCCAATGTTGACCACTCACATTGTCAGTGAGAAATCGTTGAcatgcaacagcagcagccggacGTGATGCCGGTTTATAGCCGAAATTCAGGCAGTAGCCGGCGCTATGCCCCTCTCTCCAACCACAGCACCTCCAGGACAAGCTTCCCAAGCTCACTGCAGCTGAACCAAATGACGATGCGAGCTCTGCCGGCGCAGATGACCTGCGGACTTACGGGCGGTCAGGCAATCATGTGCTCGTTGAATCACCCGATCTGTCCGCATATCGCAGCACTGCGCGGCTGTGGGAAAGGGCGGATCAAAACCTCGCTCACCTTCTCAATTACCTTGCAGGTTGCCAGCAGGGCAAAGCATCGTATACCGGCCTGACTCACAGCACCACAGACACTCCGATATCCCTACGTCCGCGACAGATTCcctacagcagcagcaagactaTGGTCTGGTAGAAGCTCATCCTAGACTGGCTCGCGGCATATCTGTCGCACAATCTACCACTCCTCgcgctcatcttcttcgcactTCACCTAGGTCGACACGGCGATATGCCATTCTCGTCGATTGCCTCCGCCCCCGCGCTGTTTCCTACTTACCTCGTCCCATCGCTACCGTTCCGGAAACGGAAATCGAGCACCGATAGCAATGCTTCCATCAGCTCCAATCTAACTACCAGCTCCACATCCACCGCAGACGACACATATCTAGCCGGTCATGCTTCACACCTCCGCTGTGCCCGTTGTCTCTCCGATCTCGCGCTCAGCAGCCAGATCATCTCCAAAGGCTTCACCGGCAGACATGGACGCGCCTATCTCGTAGCTCCTTCAACAAGCGCCATATCGGCCAGCTCAATTCCCACATCCTCTCACATGACTGCCAAAGCGCGCAACGATGCTCTCCCCAACTTACCAAACACCTACACCCACAAGCCCGTTCCTCGACAGCTCGTCACAGGCGCTCACACCGTCGGAGATATCTCCTGTTCGCAATGCGGTTCAGTGCTCGGATGGAAGTACATTCACGCCGAAGACGAATCGCAAAAGTACAAGATCGGAAAGTTCATCCTCGAAACTAAGCGTGTTTGCCGATCAAGTACGTGGGAGACTACCGATACGGTTGACGAGCAGGGCTTGCTGGATGATGTGAGAAGGGACAGTCTGAGAAGGCGAAGTAGTGCCGCGGCTTGTCCACCGACAGAGTTGACGATGCCGAAAGAGGAGCTGGAATTTGAtagtgaggacgaggatgagagaGAGGCGCTATTCTTGGGTATGTGGACTCCGCAACTTGCAGGGAGGATCAGAAGAGAGAAGGCGAGGGATTTCGCACATAATGTTGTCTGGGAGGAGGAGTAATGGCACATCATGACGAGATGCTGCACGATTGTAACGATCTGTGATTTGCTAATGACTGGTTGGATACCCTTGGGCTGAGCGTTATTGGGCGTAAACAGGACTCGGAGAGCGGGCGTTGGTTTGAACCATATCATTGCTAATATTCACACACGATACCCTCTTATGTTTGGAGAAACGACTATGCAGTCAATATGAAACTGCCAATATACACAacatctctcttcttctcccgccCTATaacaacaacctcaatgTCCCCAAACCTGGACTAACACTCTCCTTACTCTTCAACGTCAACACCGCCGCCCTCTGCGCAACATCAATAAAATCCTCCACTCTCGCACTTGTCTTTCCCTTCTCCGCAGCCCCAGCCAAACCTGCCACAATCGTCCCTGCAAACGTATCTCCCACGCCGTTCACACTCACCACATCCTCCGtcttcacctcctccaccgcggGAAACAACCGCATATAAACTCCCCCAACACCCACACTCTCCTCCGTCCCATTCGCGCATCTCGACAAAATATACGGCGCATAAGCCCCATCACTCAACCTCTCATCTCCAGCCGGCAGAAGCTGCGTCAACAGCACTCCTTCCGCACCAAGTTTACAGCAAACAGTAGGAATAAACGGTAATAACTGAATCGTCTGCTGCGGAATCCCTTCATCGACCAGACGACGATTCGTAGCGAATGTCATCTGTGCTCGAGCGCCGCTGTGAGGAATTCCGAGGGCGTCGATGATGGACCACCAGGATTTGGAATCGAAGGTTCCGGTTGAGCGGCCGGCGGTGTACATTGCGTTTAGTTCGTAGGCGTTGGGGGTTGTGAGGTCGATGGAGTTGTTGGGGAAGGTGGAGAGGGTGTGGAGTTTTGGGGGGAGGTGGAAGAGGTTTGTGCTTTTGCTTGTGCTGACGGGTTCGAAGGTTATGTGGGGTTTATCCTGGGAGGATGGTGTTTTGGTGGAAGAGAGCCAGTGGGCGAGGCATTCGGGCCTCCAGTTTCCGTCTAGGACGAGGTGGGAGGGGTTGTGGGAGTGGAGTTGAGGGAGCCAGAAGTTTTGGAATGTGTCGTTTAAAATGGAGGTTTTGGTTGAGGGGGTTTCGAGGATGCTCATGTCTGCCATTGCGAGGACGAGGTCTTTGTTCTTGTCGTTTACGGCGATGTATTGTGCTGTTCGGGTTTCGCTGGAGGATGGCAAGGTCTTGATGCCTTCGGTGGACATTTCGGCTGCTGAGAGGGCTTCTAATGCGGCTTTGCCTGTGAGATCGTCGCCGATGGCGCTGCAGAGGCGGACATTTGCGCCCATGAGATGAGCCGCGCGCGCGACGTTGTGGCCAACTCCGCCGAGCGATTGCATGATCTCGGCTGGGTTCGATGTGTTCAACTCTGGTGACTGCAAGGAGGAGCCGTTTTTCGGATTAAAGTCGCAGGCGAGATCGACTGCAAGACTGCCAGCAACGAACACAGATGCTTTGGTCTCGGGTGGCGTGGATTCTGTAGGCTCTGGGTGTGGTGATACTGCTCCGCCAAATGCCAGTCGGTTCGGAGAGTCTCGTACAGCCTCAATGACGCTTGCGATGTGTTGCTCGGCGTTGAACTTCGCGGCAATCTCCTGATAAGAGGAGCCTCTCTTCCGCATGCCCTTCATCGTATTCTTCTCGTGCTGTGAGAAAGAGCGAGCATCGCCGGGAGAACTTGAAGCCACGCCAACGGACACTCCATTACTGGTGTAATTGCTAGCGGCGGGGCCAGTCACCTGCGCCGCGTTCGAATGAGAGGCACTGAGTACGATGTTACTACATGCTCTTCTACGAGCTACCCAGACCCACTCACTCTGCTCCGCTCAATTCTCCAGCCTCCAGCCTCTGCAGCGCTGCAGCTACCTTCGCCGCCCTTACCACATTGGCTTCCACCAGGGCCCTGTTGGCCTCTACGCTCTTGCTACCAGTGATCTCTTTGATCTTGTCCAGAATGAAGGGCGTGATTGCAGCTCCCTTGGCTCCAGCGCCCGAAGCATCCTGTAAAGCTTGGTGGATCGCATCCTCCATTTGTTGAAACGGAACTGAATATTGCTCTGGGATGGGATTCGCAAAGTGTAAGCCAGACTGCAGGCCGAGTGCTTGCTGTGCCAAAATGATCCGCGCAGCATCTTCCTCAGTCTGCAGCACCTGTGGCGACTTCACACCAGAGTCGCGAGTATAGAATGCAGGAAAGTCGACCTTTCCGGCCCGACCATCTGCAAACGTCGCTACTGCAACGCCTTGCGTTTCCAGGTACTCTAGCGTCTTCGGGATGTCAAGGAATGACTTGCAACCGGAACTGATGACCGCGACAGGAGTTCTACCGAGCTCTGTGAGGTCGGCAGAAACGTCCATGGTCTGCTCAGCACCTCTGTGCACGCCGCCAAGACCTCCTGTGCCGAAGACTCTGATGCCAGCCATATGCGCAAGGATCATGGTACCGGAGACAGTCGTGCCGCCGTTCAGTGCTTTGCCCTCAGCATCTTTGAGGCCTAAGACGAAGCCAAAGTCGCGTCTTGAGATTTTGGCGGCTGGGGCAGACACAAGTCGCACGAGTTCATCTGCACCAAGGCCTACTCTGGCCACGCCCTCGAGGATGCCAATGGTTGCCGGAACGCCGCCATTGAGTCTTACAAGTGATTCCAGTTTTGATGCGAGAGCAAGATTGTCCGGATACGGGAAGCCATGGGTGTAGATGGTGCTTTCCAATGCCACGACgggcttcttctcggcaaTTGCTTGCTGGACTTCTTCAGATACGCGAAAGTACTTGCTGTTGGTTGACAGATGCCGGCGTGAGGTAATTTGTATGCTCTGGCTTCTGACTGGGCCAAGGCCATTGCGGCAGGCTCTACAGATCCATGATGTAAACATTGTTGAGTTGGAGGCTTTCTAGAAGACTGGAGACTGAGAAGGTGAGAAGTCAACACCAAATACTTGCCATATCAGCCTCACTATTAGTACTGGACGCGTGTAATTGTCGGAGTTGGTGAATGTGGACACCGCTGCGAAGGGGAGATAACGCGGAATCACACGTTGGAGTGAAAGTGGAGCAGCGCGAAGACGAATGCCAAGACTTTCAGCTTGTCAGGACAGGACAGCTAGCTTGACTATTCTATGGGGGAGGAAGGGACGAGCGACGACGATCGATCAATGCCACCCACCACAACATCACCACGATGAGGTTATTACAATGGGCCGCATTCGGCCTGGCCAGCGTCGTCGCCGCTGATTCGAATCTGACATACGAGTCTCGCAACATCCTGTCCTCGACATTCGCGCCGCCGAAGCACTTCCGCAATGTGAACCTCGTGCGGAATATCAACCTGGAGAAGAGCTACCCGCGCGAGACCATCAACGTGGTCATTGAGAATATCGATGCCAAGGCTCAGTCCGAGTACTTTCTGCCTGTCGAACAAGGCTTATTGGGCCGAGTGGGCGGATTGGAGgtcaaggacaagaaggatgCCGCCAACACCGGCTTCGCTGTCGAAGTAGTGGGCATTGACCCCTCGAGGTATGCCATTGAGCAACGAAGGAGCTGTAGAATATTTGCTGATCATCTCACAGCACGACCGAATACTACAAAATCACATTGCCCAAGGCACTCCAGCCCAACGAGCAACAGACACTGTCCATCACTT
Encoded proteins:
- the RPL27B gene encoding 60S ribosomal protein eL27; this encodes MKFLKVGRVAIISRGRYAGKKVVIIQPQDNGSKKHPFPHAIVAGIERYPQQITRRMSKTRQTKRSKVKPFIKVINYNHLMPTRYTLELEGLKGAVTNETFTEVTQREEAKKTVKKALEERYSSGKNRWFFTPLRF
- a CDS encoding uncharacterized protein (BUSCO:EOG09263UQF), with amino-acid sequence MAQSTMASPYSWAVVNAMRKLYPEALADKSFDNTGLLLESPFDPIRRQMNSVLLTVDLTKAVADEAIERQDSIIIAYHPIIFRGLKSLTLGDTQQQTLLRLAAEGISVYSPHTAVDCARGGLGDWLADIVTGTPTGLSDIEDEGDASPQKSPTKEQPPAIDGEEKPSSLKRPTYTLQHHPSQLDLNDRALKMGDSGHKRYPIVKSQVEGHAGAGMGRIIRFAEPVPLLEIIDRIGLGMGSPKGFALAVPQGKQASDMTISSIALCAGSGDSLFSQAEKNGEDVDLYFTGELSHHEALAAIEKGKCVVMLFHSNTERGFLHSVLKVQLEKAVGEEWEKIRNEERGKGNLSEDYLEVLNDSSSEIHVSEVDRDPYGIMISKDEI